From one Planktothrix agardhii NIES-204 genomic stretch:
- a CDS encoding sensory box histidine kinase codes for MIWSENLETAVIPDPITVTPDTPLDQVIELITHTRSICYPTSPEFNLLENAKTEGRGSCVIIVDNNSNNRPIGIVTERNIIHWIATGKNTTGVKVAEVMSQPVVTLQYLEPQDIFSVIEQFHRNSIRHIPVVNQDKLVGLITYDTIISSIEPANLLRFRKVFEVMNLQVICATPQTPLLNIAQLMSKHHISCVVIVEETPQPIPLGIITERDLVQFKTLKLDFNYTPSAKVMSSPLLTLRGEDTLNIAYETIESHHIGRLIVTGNQGELVGLVTRTNILQVLQPLEVYNVIEVLHKQVKYLQDEIIELLEDRNLNLEKQVQESNEKLYYREKEFQVIVETNPDIIFRIDLDYRYLYVNTAIQKFIQVPPQDLIGKSLEDVGYDQELVNLWKTVFQKGIETEKEQLIEYPFPTMSSSNWYETRLVPEYTPDGILISFLGISRDITPQKQLEEKLHQQVKLEKILYRRTEKKLHDQNQKLELLADITLNIRQSLQLGDILQAAVTEIRQILDCDRVLIYRIFPNGSGKTITESVIFPDLSILDQYFTDETFSSECERFYEQRKVKVIDNIEAAYPSDRPESLCMRALMQQLQVKSKLIIPIFQNQQLWGLMLAHQCFAPHKWTEFEIEIMQQISDQVGIALAQAQLLIDLQASQEQLQDLFENASDLIQLISSEDGHFIYVNRAWKETLKYSDEDIKNLSVFDIIDFNQTPKWRQIFEQLKNGTITKQNLIETRFLTKTGEIVILEGSANCQIKDGKPTVIQSFFHDVTAKKQAEEQLQKALKELTYHKLALDEMAIVVITDANGLITYVNDKFCQLFQYSPEESLGKTHNLINSGYHPSSLFQQLWLTISQGKVWQGEIRNQAKNGDYYWVDSTIVPFVNQEDKPFQYLSIMLDITERKLAEAKLLELNQFQQAILDGANYAIISTDMNGIIQVWNREAENLLGYQAEEVIGKKTPAIIHNSQEIIERSYSLSLELGTEIEPGFEVFVAKSRLGQKEEREWIYVHKDGTHFPVLLSISSLRDQMGNISGFLGIAQDLREHKRTEAEIKVAQERFHLAIQAAQDGFWDWDFVTGNFYLSPRWKEMIGYNNDELPNQLSSWEQVIFAEDKIEAIKLIENYNQGRIDRFQAVQRFHHKNGSTVYILSRAIHLKDDQGNVIRMVGAHTDITELQKAQEVLKQQLAAIEAAIDGIAILKDGQYIYLNQAHLELFGYTYPEELLGKSWTALYKPEQLDYFQQHTFPILSEQRHWQGKATAQRKDGSIFTEEVSLTLTDDDLLICVCRDVTERLKAEEKIKASLLEKEVLLREIHHRVKNNLYVISNLLDLQADTLEQEEQRNLFAESQNRIQTMALIHEQLYQSNDLSQVNFANYIQNLVEKLSLSYQTKHCQVEIILDVQPVTLSLESAIPCGLLINELVTNSFKYAFPNSQYGAIKIELKLEKQKQIFLKISDNGIGIPKNFDWQDSPSLGLRLVSILADQLEASMEVDCSNGTSFTLTFQEQSYN; via the coding sequence ATGATTTGGTCAGAAAACTTAGAAACTGCGGTGATCCCCGATCCGATAACAGTAACACCCGATACCCCGTTAGATCAGGTGATCGAATTAATTACTCACACCAGAAGCATTTGTTATCCTACCTCACCGGAATTTAACCTCCTAGAAAATGCCAAAACAGAAGGACGGGGAAGTTGTGTAATTATTGTGGATAATAATAGTAATAATAGACCCATTGGTATTGTTACAGAACGAAATATAATTCACTGGATCGCCACAGGAAAAAACACAACCGGGGTTAAGGTCGCAGAGGTAATGAGTCAACCTGTTGTGACGCTTCAATATTTAGAACCGCAGGATATTTTCTCTGTCATCGAGCAGTTTCACCGGAATTCCATTCGTCATATCCCGGTAGTTAATCAAGATAAACTGGTGGGATTAATCACCTATGATACGATTATAAGCTCTATAGAACCAGCAAATTTGTTGCGGTTCAGAAAAGTTTTTGAAGTGATGAATCTCCAGGTGATTTGTGCGACTCCTCAAACTCCTTTATTAAATATAGCACAACTGATGTCAAAGCATCATATTAGTTGTGTAGTGATTGTTGAGGAAACCCCACAACCCATTCCGCTTGGAATCATCACAGAACGAGATTTAGTCCAGTTTAAAACGTTAAAACTCGATTTTAATTATACTCCATCGGCAAAGGTTATGAGTTCACCCCTGTTAACATTGCGTGGTGAAGATACTTTGAATATTGCCTATGAAACAATAGAATCCCATCACATTGGTCGCTTAATTGTGACTGGAAATCAGGGGGAATTAGTGGGACTGGTGACCCGAACTAATATTTTACAAGTGTTACAGCCCTTAGAAGTTTATAATGTTATTGAAGTCTTACATAAACAAGTTAAATACTTACAAGATGAAATAATTGAACTGCTAGAAGACCGTAACCTTAACTTGGAAAAACAAGTCCAAGAAAGCAATGAAAAATTGTATTATCGAGAAAAAGAGTTTCAAGTTATTGTTGAAACCAATCCTGATATTATATTTAGAATTGATTTAGATTATCGGTATCTCTATGTTAATACTGCAATTCAAAAATTTATCCAAGTTCCCCCTCAAGATTTAATCGGTAAATCTTTAGAGGATGTAGGATATGATCAAGAGCTAGTCAATCTTTGGAAAACCGTGTTTCAAAAGGGAATAGAAACAGAGAAAGAGCAACTGATTGAATATCCCTTTCCCACAATGTCAAGTTCAAACTGGTATGAAACTCGACTGGTTCCTGAATATACACCCGATGGCATTTTAATATCTTTTTTGGGAATTTCTAGGGATATTACTCCCCAAAAACAGTTAGAAGAAAAACTGCATCAGCAAGTCAAATTAGAAAAAATATTATATAGACGAACAGAAAAAAAATTACATGATCAAAATCAGAAATTAGAGTTATTGGCTGATATTACCCTCAATATTCGTCAATCTTTGCAACTAGGAGATATTTTGCAAGCCGCCGTGACAGAAATTCGCCAGATTTTAGATTGCGATCGCGTATTAATCTATCGAATTTTCCCCAACGGATCGGGAAAAACAATTACAGAATCAGTTATTTTTCCTGACTTATCAATACTTGATCAATATTTTACCGACGAAACTTTTTCAAGTGAGTGTGAACGCTTTTATGAACAAAGAAAAGTGAAAGTGATTGATAATATCGAAGCAGCTTATCCATCGGACAGACCTGAAAGTTTGTGTATGAGAGCATTAATGCAGCAGTTACAGGTGAAATCAAAATTAATTATTCCGATTTTTCAAAATCAGCAACTCTGGGGATTAATGTTAGCGCATCAATGCTTTGCACCCCATAAATGGACAGAGTTTGAAATTGAGATCATGCAGCAAATTTCCGATCAAGTGGGAATTGCGCTTGCTCAAGCTCAATTATTAATAGATTTACAAGCAAGTCAAGAACAGTTGCAGGATTTATTTGAAAATGCCAGTGATTTAATTCAACTAATTTCCTCTGAAGATGGACATTTTATTTATGTAAATCGAGCTTGGAAAGAAACCTTAAAATATAGCGATGAAGATATTAAAAATTTATCAGTTTTTGATATAATTGATTTTAACCAGACTCCTAAATGGCGTCAAATTTTTGAACAGTTAAAAAATGGAACTATTACCAAACAGAATTTAATTGAAACAAGATTTTTAACAAAAACCGGAGAAATTGTGATTTTAGAAGGCAGTGCTAACTGTCAAATTAAGGATGGTAAACCAACGGTTATTCAATCATTTTTCCACGATGTCACCGCTAAAAAACAGGCAGAAGAACAGCTACAAAAAGCTCTCAAAGAATTAACTTATCATAAATTAGCCCTCGATGAAATGGCAATCGTCGTAATTACAGATGCTAACGGGTTGATCACTTATGTTAATGATAAATTCTGTCAACTCTTTCAATATTCTCCTGAAGAATCTTTAGGCAAAACCCATAATTTAATTAATTCTGGCTATCATCCTTCGAGTTTATTTCAACAACTTTGGTTAACCATTTCTCAAGGCAAAGTTTGGCAGGGAGAAATCAGAAATCAAGCTAAAAATGGAGACTATTATTGGGTAGATAGTACGATTGTTCCCTTTGTCAATCAGGAGGATAAACCGTTCCAATATTTATCAATTATGTTAGATATTACAGAGCGCAAATTAGCAGAAGCTAAACTTTTAGAATTAAATCAGTTTCAACAAGCGATTTTAGATGGGGCAAATTACGCGATTATTTCTACAGATATGAATGGCATTATTCAAGTTTGGAACCGGGAGGCAGAAAATTTACTCGGTTATCAAGCTGAAGAAGTTATCGGTAAAAAAACTCCAGCTATCATTCACAATTCTCAAGAAATTATAGAACGTTCCTATAGTTTATCCTTAGAACTAGGAACAGAAATTGAACCCGGATTTGAAGTATTTGTTGCTAAATCTCGTCTCGGACAAAAAGAAGAACGAGAATGGATTTATGTTCATAAAGACGGCACACATTTTCCAGTCTTACTGTCTATTTCTAGCTTACGAGATCAAATGGGAAATATTAGCGGATTTTTAGGTATTGCTCAAGATTTAAGAGAACACAAACGCACAGAAGCCGAAATAAAAGTCGCTCAAGAACGGTTTCATTTAGCCATTCAAGCCGCCCAAGATGGATTTTGGGATTGGGATTTTGTCACAGGTAATTTTTATTTATCGCCCCGTTGGAAAGAGATGATAGGCTATAATAATGACGAATTACCGAATCAATTATCCTCCTGGGAGCAAGTCATTTTTGCCGAGGATAAAATTGAGGCGATAAAATTAATTGAAAACTATAACCAAGGTCGAATTGATCGGTTTCAAGCGGTTCAACGTTTTCATCATAAAAATGGCTCCACCGTCTATATTTTATCCAGAGCAATTCATCTTAAAGATGACCAGGGAAATGTCATCCGCATGGTGGGAGCCCATACGGATATTACAGAACTTCAAAAAGCTCAAGAAGTCTTAAAACAACAGTTAGCCGCCATTGAAGCCGCCATTGATGGCATTGCTATTTTAAAAGATGGACAATACATTTATTTGAATCAAGCTCATCTTGAACTCTTTGGTTATACTTATCCTGAAGAATTATTAGGAAAAAGTTGGACGGCACTGTATAAACCCGAACAACTAGACTATTTTCAACAGCATACTTTTCCGATTTTATCCGAACAACGTCATTGGCAAGGAAAAGCCACTGCTCAACGCAAAGATGGCAGTATTTTTACAGAAGAAGTCTCACTAACTTTAACCGATGATGATTTATTAATTTGTGTCTGTCGAGATGTTACGGAGCGCTTAAAAGCGGAAGAAAAAATTAAAGCCTCACTCCTAGAAAAAGAAGTTTTATTGCGAGAAATTCACCATCGAGTTAAAAATAATCTCTATGTAATTTCTAATTTATTAGATTTACAAGCAGATACCTTGGAACAGGAGGAACAACGCAATTTATTTGCCGAAAGTCAAAATCGAATTCAAACAATGGCACTAATTCACGAACAGCTTTATCAATCAAATGATTTATCACAGGTGAATTTTGCCAATTATATTCAAAATCTTGTAGAAAAATTATCGTTATCCTATCAAACAAAACACTGTCAGGTTGAAATCATTCTCGATGTTCAACCCGTCACATTAAGTTTAGAAAGTGCGATTCCCTGTGGACTTTTAATTAATGAGTTAGTCACAAATTCTTTTAAATATGCTTTTCCAAATTCTCAATATGGAGCCATTAAAATCGAGTTAAAACTTGAAAAACAAAAACAAATTTTTCTGAAAATCAGTGATAATGGTATAGGCATTCCCAAGAATTTTGATTGGCAAGATAGTCCCTCTTTGGGATTAAGATTAGTCAGTATTTTAGCAGATCAATTAGAGGCATCCATGGAAGTTGATTGTAGCAATGGTACAAGTTTTACCCTCACTTTTCAAGAACAAAGCTATAATTAA
- the cobB gene encoding cobyrinic acid a,c-diamide synthase, protein MTLIVAGERSGVGKTTITLAILSYLKKHNSNIQSFKVGPDYIDPMFHHYVTGKPCYNLDSILTSESYIKACYNQHIQTCDYGLIEGVMGLFDGIPNGEKVPIASTAQIALILDLPVILVLDCSRLSGSIAAIALGFKNFNPDIKLEGLVLNKVGSDRHLELLKAFLEPVNIPIIGIIKRQENIVIPDRHLGLIPTNELPQMDLFIQELAELAQTWFDWEKLLPLLKNTLISDLSNSVKRENSIPTLRFEHNYQPIRIAIAKDAAFNFYYADNLEILQQLGAELIEWSPLKDEQLPTDIKGLYFGGGFPEVFAQELSQNQLILNAVKTAILSGIPTYAECGGLMYLCEKIIDFENNAWSMVGILPTTAVMGKRLKLGYYQAKVLKNTPLLLEGEIITGHEFHRSELIENPSDPLYEMQRFMSSQTTAPVLEGWGNCSNVHGSYLHLHWGNRIDIPTRFLKSCTQLSSYTK, encoded by the coding sequence ATGACGCTGATTGTTGCTGGAGAAAGGAGTGGAGTTGGTAAAACAACTATTACACTAGCTATTTTATCCTATTTAAAAAAACACAATTCTAATATCCAATCTTTTAAGGTTGGCCCCGATTATATTGATCCCATGTTTCATCACTATGTTACGGGTAAACCTTGTTATAATTTAGATTCGATTTTAACTTCAGAATCCTATATTAAAGCCTGTTATAATCAACATATTCAGACCTGTGATTATGGTTTAATTGAAGGAGTTATGGGTCTGTTTGATGGGATTCCTAATGGGGAAAAAGTTCCGATTGCTTCCACGGCTCAAATTGCTTTGATTCTTGATTTACCTGTAATTTTAGTCTTAGATTGTAGTCGATTATCGGGTTCTATTGCTGCGATCGCCCTAGGGTTTAAAAACTTTAATCCTGATATAAAATTGGAGGGTTTAGTTTTAAATAAAGTGGGAAGTGATCGCCATTTAGAACTATTAAAAGCCTTCTTAGAACCTGTGAATATTCCGATTATTGGAATAATTAAAAGACAGGAAAATATTGTGATTCCCGATCGCCATTTGGGGTTAATTCCCACGAATGAACTGCCGCAGATGGATTTATTCATTCAAGAGTTAGCTGAATTAGCCCAAACTTGGTTTGATTGGGAAAAATTATTACCCTTATTAAAAAATACTCTAATTTCTGATCTGAGTAATTCAGTTAAGCGGGAAAATTCTATCCCTACCTTACGGTTTGAACATAACTATCAACCGATTAGAATTGCGATCGCCAAAGATGCGGCATTTAATTTTTATTATGCCGATAATTTAGAGATTTTACAACAGTTGGGTGCAGAATTAATCGAATGGAGTCCTTTAAAGGATGAGCAACTTCCGACCGATATTAAAGGATTATATTTTGGCGGAGGTTTTCCCGAAGTATTTGCTCAAGAATTAAGTCAAAATCAGTTAATTTTAAACGCAGTTAAAACGGCTATTTTATCAGGGATACCGACTTATGCAGAATGTGGGGGGTTAATGTATTTGTGTGAAAAGATTATTGACTTTGAAAATAATGCTTGGTCAATGGTGGGAATCTTACCGACCACTGCGGTTATGGGAAAACGCTTAAAATTAGGGTATTATCAAGCAAAGGTTTTAAAAAATACTCCTTTATTATTAGAGGGAGAAATCATCACCGGACATGAGTTTCATCGGTCTGAACTGATAGAAAATCCGTCTGATCCTTTATATGAAATGCAGCGTTTTATGTCCTCGCAAACCACTGCCCCCGTATTAGAAGGTTGGGGAAATTGTTCTAATGTTCATGGGTCTTATTTACATCTCCATTGGGGAAATAGAATTGATATTCCTACCCGTTTTTTAAAGTCTTGTACACAATTAAGTAGTTACACAAAATAA
- a CDS encoding hypothetical protein (Protein of unknown function DUF92, transmembrane), producing the protein MIYELVSLNPWLFAIALNTVLISLGVIAAKKLLTPAGWIHAWILGVLIWGCLGWRGYLIVVFYFLVGSGVTRIGKAEKEASGIAEKRGGARGPENVWGSALTGMLCGLGVFSLQLFFPDTVGIQSWIPLLLLGYVASFSTKLSDTCGSEIGKAYGKQTFLITTLKPVPKGTEGAVSLEGTLAGVVASIVVSVLAWSAGLIDSWGIIWSVIAAFIATNLESVIGATLQTKWTWLTNEIVNFINTLIGAITAIFFAYLWRFL; encoded by the coding sequence ATGATTTATGAATTAGTGTCGCTTAATCCTTGGTTATTTGCGATCGCTTTAAATACAGTTTTAATTAGTTTAGGGGTGATTGCCGCCAAAAAGTTATTAACCCCCGCCGGATGGATTCATGCTTGGATATTGGGAGTGCTGATTTGGGGATGTTTGGGTTGGCGAGGTTATCTGATTGTGGTATTCTATTTTTTGGTGGGTTCGGGTGTTACCAGAATTGGTAAAGCCGAAAAGGAAGCCTCTGGAATTGCGGAAAAACGCGGGGGAGCCCGGGGGCCCGAAAATGTCTGGGGTTCGGCGTTAACGGGAATGTTATGTGGGTTAGGGGTATTTTCCCTACAATTATTTTTTCCTGATACAGTTGGAATACAATCTTGGATTCCGTTATTATTATTAGGATATGTTGCCAGTTTTAGTACAAAATTATCCGACACCTGTGGTAGTGAAATTGGCAAAGCCTACGGGAAACAGACTTTTTTAATTACTACATTAAAACCTGTACCTAAAGGTACGGAAGGGGCTGTGAGTTTGGAGGGGACTTTAGCCGGGGTGGTGGCTTCTATTGTGGTTTCTGTGTTAGCTTGGAGTGCGGGTTTAATTGATAGTTGGGGGATTATTTGGAGTGTGATAGCGGCGTTTATTGCTACTAATTTGGAAAGTGTGATTGGGGCAACCTTACAGACAAAATGGACATGGTTAACTAATGAAATTGTGAATTTTATTAATACATTAATTGGGGCAATTACGGCGATCTTTTTCGCTTATCTTTGGCGATTTTTATAA
- a CDS encoding glyoxalase/bleomycin resistance protein/dioxygenase: MNKTLFHLAFPVNNIEQTKAFYGEGLGCEIGRETRNSIIMNLYGHQIVAHVGQEPLTPQNGIYPRHFGLIFTSETDWETLLDRAQKKHLKFYQEPKRRFPSLPTEHRTFFLEDPFYNLLEFKYYCHPEAVFGCNEYAQVGDI, encoded by the coding sequence ATGAATAAAACATTATTCCATCTTGCCTTTCCCGTGAACAATATCGAACAAACTAAAGCCTTTTATGGGGAGGGTTTAGGGTGCGAAATCGGTCGAGAAACCCGCAATTCCATCATTATGAACCTCTACGGCCATCAAATTGTCGCCCATGTCGGTCAAGAACCCCTAACACCCCAAAATGGGATTTATCCCCGACACTTTGGGTTAATCTTTACTTCCGAGACAGACTGGGAAACTCTCTTAGACCGTGCCCAAAAAAAACACCTGAAATTTTACCAAGAGCCCAAACGCCGTTTTCCGAGTTTACCTACAGAACACCGCACTTTTTTCCTAGAAGATCCTTTTTATAATCTCTTGGAATTCAAATATTACTGTCATCCCGAAGCCGTATTTGGCTGTAACGAATACGCCCAGGTTGGCGACATTTAA
- a CDS encoding lipase family protein, translated as MDNSSPRHPVLLIHGIFDTKAIFKTMTAHLTKRGWDIHSLNLIPNDGRFGLEALAQQITAYVNQTFPPEQPIDLIGFSMGGIVSRYYVQRLGGIERVQRLITISSPHNGTLTGYLYPTLAASQMRSHSPFLEDLNRDLEVLDSINFTSIWTPLDGMIVPAESSHISIGEEFTVNVFLHAWMVNDPKSLAMVEKALNSPLKTLTRSVSPATL; from the coding sequence ATGGATAACAGCAGCCCTCGCCATCCGGTTTTATTGATTCACGGTATATTTGATACCAAAGCAATTTTTAAAACCATGACAGCCCATCTAACTAAACGGGGATGGGATATTCACAGTCTGAATCTGATTCCTAATGATGGTCGATTTGGCTTAGAAGCCTTAGCCCAACAAATTACAGCTTATGTGAATCAAACCTTCCCCCCGGAACAACCGATTGATTTAATCGGGTTTAGTATGGGAGGAATTGTTAGTCGTTATTATGTCCAACGCTTGGGAGGAATTGAACGAGTTCAACGTCTGATCACGATTTCCTCCCCCCACAACGGAACCTTAACGGGATATCTTTACCCCACCTTGGCTGCATCCCAAATGCGTTCCCATAGTCCGTTTTTAGAAGACTTAAATCGGGATTTAGAAGTCCTAGACTCGATCAATTTTACCTCCATTTGGACACCTTTGGATGGGATGATTGTCCCGGCTGAAAGTTCTCATATCTCTATTGGTGAAGAATTCACGGTTAATGTTTTTCTCCATGCTTGGATGGTAAACGATCCCAAAAGTTTAGCTATGGTAGAGAAAGCCTTAAATTCACCTCTAAAAACCTTGACCCGTTCGGTGTCACCCGCTACCCTTTAA
- the hetR gene encoding heterocyst differentiation control protein: MTKDTDLIKSLSPSAMDQILLYLAFSAMRTSGHRHGAFLDAAATAAKCAIYMTYMEQGKNLRMTGHLHHIEPKRVKVIVEEVQQALTEGKLLKMLGSQEPRYLIQFPYVWLENYPWQPGRSRISGSSLTQEEKRVIETKLPKYLPDAQLINSFQFMELIDFLHTRSQEDLEPNRRMPLSEALAEHIKRRLTYSETVIKIESPWGMPFYALNRATYSPEDQEERTFIMVEDTARYFRLMKDWAERQPRVIRVLEELDIPPERIDRAIEELDEIIRQWADRYHQQGGETMVVQMVFGPKEEED, translated from the coding sequence ATGACAAAAGACACCGATCTGATCAAAAGTCTTAGCCCCAGTGCCATGGATCAGATTCTGTTATATCTGGCTTTTAGCGCCATGCGAACCAGTGGACATCGACATGGGGCGTTTCTCGATGCGGCTGCCACGGCGGCGAAATGTGCCATTTACATGACCTATATGGAACAGGGAAAAAACCTGAGAATGACAGGACACCTGCACCATATTGAACCCAAGCGAGTCAAGGTGATTGTTGAAGAAGTTCAACAAGCATTAACCGAAGGCAAACTATTAAAAATGTTGGGGTCTCAAGAACCTCGATATTTGATTCAGTTTCCCTATGTTTGGTTAGAAAATTATCCTTGGCAACCGGGACGCTCTCGGATTTCAGGTAGTAGTTTAACTCAAGAAGAAAAGCGGGTGATTGAAACTAAACTCCCTAAATATTTACCCGATGCTCAATTAATTAATTCTTTTCAATTTATGGAATTAATTGATTTTTTACATACACGTTCTCAGGAAGATTTAGAACCGAATCGGAGAATGCCTTTGAGTGAAGCCTTAGCCGAACATATTAAGCGCCGTTTAACCTATTCTGAAACCGTAATCAAAATCGAATCCCCTTGGGGAATGCCGTTTTATGCCCTAAATCGAGCCACCTATTCCCCTGAAGATCAGGAGGAAAGAACTTTTATTATGGTGGAAGATACAGCCAGATATTTTAGATTAATGAAGGACTGGGCTGAACGTCAACCTAGGGTAATAAGGGTTTTAGAAGAATTAGATATACCCCCGGAACGAATTGATCGAGCCATTGAAGAATTAGATGAAATTATTCGGCAATGGGCGGATCGATATCATCAACAGGGAGGAGAAACCATGGTGGTACAAATGGTATTCGGGCCAAAGGAAGAAGAAGACTAA
- a CDS encoding transcriptional modulator of MazE/toxin, MazF, which produces MEKFVKGDVVIVPFPFSDLTQAKRRPALVIATLTGDDLILCQITSQTIGDCYGITLENSDFSEGGLNQNSNIRPNRLFTADKGIILYKAGQIKPQKLVEVIATIVKIIQ; this is translated from the coding sequence ATGGAAAAATTTGTAAAAGGTGATGTAGTTATTGTCCCTTTCCCCTTTTCTGATTTAACACAAGCCAAGCGACGGCCTGCATTAGTAATAGCAACCTTAACAGGAGATGATCTAATTCTTTGCCAGATTACTAGCCAAACTATCGGTGATTGCTATGGTATTACCCTTGAAAATAGCGATTTTAGTGAGGGAGGACTCAACCAAAATAGCAATATTAGACCTAATCGTTTGTTTACTGCTGATAAAGGAATTATACTGTATAAAGCGGGTCAAATTAAACCCCAAAAGTTAGTAGAAGTTATTGCTACAATAGTTAAAATTATTCAGTAA